The sequence below is a genomic window from Ipomoea triloba cultivar NCNSP0323 chromosome 10, ASM357664v1.
CATCTAGTGAATGTTGAagagaacaaaattttaaagaaaaaaaatgagtaattttttgaatacaaaCTGCAGATTTGTGATATGGAGAATCGGTAGTTTGGGGAAGGAAGTGGGGTAGAGAGGAGAGAAAATGGGTGTTTACTTTAGGGTTGGGAGTGTTAAAATTGTAGTAATTAAAATTTCCGTATTTATTGTTTTACATATGGTAGGTGTGGACTGTACACCTACcgtatttaataacattattttaaaaaaatagaaaaagccTAATGCATAAGCTTTTTacgcagaaaaaaaaaaacatttctccTAGTATCTTTTCCTGATCTTGTagataggggtggaaataggctaggtcGAGCCGAACTTTAGAAAtttaggcctgggcctgctatGCAAATCTAAAGTCTGAGTTTGGGCCTAGGCCTATactgagcctacagttggcctaGCCTGGCCTGaaacctttttaaaagcctatttaacatataggcttttaaaaaggcttcaaaatagatcataaataggctttgagcctatttaaggcATCAATTTTTaagccttttaaagtatacatgtacaaaattttaaaaaaatacctaagttcaattagattattatttgttatcctatataatatcataaataataaacaatcaactcatATAATTAAGTTGCGATATTTCATTAAACAATAAGTATACATACAACAGGATTAGCAACAataatgtttatagttgaatcataatttagaatgagatttcgataattatatatacttgggattgtattgtaaatataaaaatatatattaggtataaaatagaatatatatatatatatatatatataggccaggcCTGTAGGCCTGAAGGCCGAGCCTGTTATATATAGGCCTGACCTGTttagttaaataggcttttgaaAATGGCTCAATTTTCTACAATTCTACTAAACGAGCTAGGCCTAACAAGGCTTTAATTAGACCCGGACATAGGCCCCTACAAGAGGCCTgacctattcccacccctactTGTAGACCAAACAATTCCGTCCCTATTTAGAATCCGGTGTTCAATTCCCTCCTCGCCGACGGATGGGCTTGTAACTCCCATGCAATCTGATTCAAGACAAACCTTTGTGATACACTTATCTTTCAGGAGAGGACCTCTTTACCGGCAAAGGAAGTGAAAACTCTAGAAAGAACTTAGTTaggaaaaattaatattgttattCATTACTAACTTAAACCATTTGATTATTTTGTAAGATAACATTTTCCTTCGCATTAATCTtacatgttctttttttttttttttttgacaatacaTGAACAAAATTATCTAAGTACAAGAAAATCCCATTCTAAGCTGAATATAGATACTTCgagaaaaaacaaaagcaacCTCAACGTCAACATTAAGATAAAGTCAAAACACAACTAGAAAATTAGGTCTTAGGAAGAATATCAGGGGAAAGAAATAGCAAAGCAAAGCAAAAGAAACACTAGAAATAATACTTTCACAATTCACTAAtacaagacaaaaaaaaaagggcaatACAACTAGAGAAACTTAGGAGCATCCATAGCTCCTGTCAAGAATCTGCCATCAGAATTAGGGCTAGCCGCCATATATTGAAGTGTAGTGTTCTCCTTGAAGCAGTAAACAGGGGCTTGCCAAGCAGGGTCCTCAAGCACTTTTCCCACTTCAAATGTCATAACATGAGTAATCATTCCTGCAATTCATAACACTTAGAAACTGTGACAACTCCTACAAAATCAAAGTATGgtcttttttagtactactaattctgttacaatgtagtatctgttcataactacatctgttacaatgtatctactgaaacacaaagagtcaatactgccTCTACTGGgactgttcataactattttggAGAGTCACTCTCTGCCAAAGTATGGTTATATAATCAGAATGAAAAATCAAGATTACccatcaataaaataaaaaaaaaaattacccgtGTAGAAAGCCCAATAAACAGGTCTTTTGGTGGCAACATCCTCATAGTACCAAATGAAGTCAACTTTTTCCCAAACATTACACAGAAACCCATCCATGTATTTCTGGCCAAGATAGTTAGCCCCATCAAGCCAATTGGGTCTGAGAATTCCCACTGGGAAAAGCAACACCTCACACTCCTGGTCCTGGTCCAGAGTATAGACAAAGGAAGTCCCATTATCCCATTCCAAGTCATAGTACAGCTTCCCCAGCTGGAACTGGATTATGTTGAAGTTCCTGCCATTAGGCCAGTCATACCAGAGATCCACCTTTTGTAGCTTCCCTTCTGAGGTATTAATGAAGACGATCGAGTGGAATTGCAATGGCCATGGCGTTGGAACCGGATCCTCCACATCCGTGGATTCGAtcaaggggaagaagaagatcagtAGAGAAGAGGCAAAGAGAAGAAGGATGAAGAAACTCAAACTGGGAATTTTGGGTTTCCTTAAAAATTGcattttgtttctttgagaaatAATGTTAGCAAAGACTAGAGAGGAATGGAGAATAATCCTAAAGAGAGGAGTGGGGAACACTGGAACAGTGAATGTACAATGTGTCCTTTAGATAAGGATAAGGTTTTAGGAATAAGATTGAGCCAACCAGGGAAGTGTAAAAATTACCACCTAATAGCTATACATAATATGAACTGAATGGATTAATGATGATGCAAAAACTAAAATGTACACTTTTTTCAACAATGCAAGGAGGATTCATTGCTAGCTAACTTAAACCACCTTGATTATTTTGTAAAGATACCATTTTCCTTGGCATTAGTCTTACATGAACAAAATTCTCTAAGTacaagaaattaagaaaatccCATTCTCGGCTGAAAAGCAAGAATTGCCAGACATGTACAAATGTAAAATACAGCAATCTTTATGAGAAAATTATTGTTGAAGAGCCCAAGACTTTGCActcatttcacatttatttttctactcttttagTCTTTATGAGAAAAACTACTGATTCCCAGCTATAGGGCCATCTTGGCCTTTCTTGATATCATCCCATCCTCTCACCCATGGCTGCCCAGGGATTGCTCGAGTCTGAGGTGCAGCATGTTTGTCAAGATTGTTCGTGACTTTTTCCCGGACAGAAATGAACACCTAAAACAACAAATCATCTCGAGTCAGAGAGTAGATGAGCGTGGTGAAAGCAATAGAAATTTGGAAAGTCTGCTGTTTCCTCACAGGATTACTGGTTATGGCATCTGGGGGTTGCTCCTGACATGTCAACCACTTCCAAAGATCGGGATTCTCCTGCAACCATAACGAAATAAAATGAACTACAAACAACTGCAACTACAATTTGCAAGGGCAATAATAGATTTGCTAATGCCACTTCAAAGTGCAATATTCTAATCTGATGATGGATGGGAATTTGGAATTTGGAGACAATTTTTTGGTACTCCTTGGCACTTTTCAATTTTAGAGCTTCTGAATTCTAAGAGAAAAGCAAAGATAGGAGGAAGTGCCAATGCTTAGCCATCACAAGACCATTTGCCTTTAATTTCCAGCTGATACTTGATGACAGAATTGAAGACTGCTATTGTTACGTGGAATTGCAAGTTTCAATGCACAAGATAAAGGAAAATTTGTACAGGTATATTGGCAGAATAAATTCAAGAAgcagaataataaaatatttacctCGCCTAGTCTCACCCAAAAATTAGAAGTACCTAAAAGGTTCACATGTTTTCCAtggatgtaaaaatattacaaaaactATTTACATTCAGCATAACAAGGCCTGGATCCTACATATTTGCAGTACCTAGCATATCATTGTTTACAATGCCATTTATGACCATCCCCAAAACCTCAGATTAAAGTGCTTCATTACACAAATGCCAAATTATTGAATTTGATCTATTGGATCCACAATGATGACAAAAACCAGTCTCAACCCATCATTTGTCAAGAGGTTCTTGAACAAACTTCCAGAGAATtcatttaaaaacaaatgcCAAGTAGCAATTGCTACTGTTCTCCTCAAGAGATTAAATTTCAAGAAGGCCTGTATCAAGTTCTCCAAAAATCAACATATAATTCATTTCTCCTTTACTATCGTTTTAACTGACAAAGTTCCTGGAGCCTGGAAGTGCAAGAAATTCCTATAACATTAAAACAAACCAAAGCCAACCTTGGTCTGGGTAATGACTATCGTCTTTGTTCACTAATGTCTGCAAAATCATTGGCATTCCTGATGGTACGTAAAATCTTGCAACACCAAAGGAAAAAATTCTATTACAATTATAGAATGATCATCAGGTTTCACTGTTTCAGGACGGATGAAGCTCACTATCCGTTTCCTTAATGAACTTGAGAATGTTAGATCAACTTCCAGTCACTTTCAACAACTACACACCTCATTACCAATAGTAAAGCTGAGTCCTTAATTATGGTGTTGCATTTTCATACACTTCATTAGAATAGGATACATCCATCAATAATAAACTCAGATGTATTTAATCACTGCAGGAGCTTCATCCAAACCATAATGATTATTTTCTGAAAATCGTTTAACAGACACAATACCAAAGCCAATCAAGATGGAATCATATCAAACCTAAAACCAAAACcagtttttcataaataaccTTGGGATGCTGTTTCTAGAATAAAATCAACACACAACTACACATGGTGTCTAGGCCACAACATAATGAGAAGTCACTTCACCCAGCACACTTCCAAAGTTGCACAAT
It includes:
- the LOC116032703 gene encoding uncharacterized protein At4g14100-like; the protein is MQFLRKPKIPSLSFFILLLFASSLLIFFFPLIESTDVEDPVPTPWPLQFHSIVFINTSEGKLQKVDLWYDWPNGRNFNIIQFQLGKLYYDLEWDNGTSFVYTLDQDQECEVLLFPVGILRPNWLDGANYLGQKYMDGFLCNVWEKVDFIWYYEDVATKRPVYWAFYTGMITHVMTFEVGKVLEDPAWQAPVYCFKENTTLQYMAASPNSDGRFLTGAMDAPKFL